The following is a genomic window from Halorubellus sp. JP-L1.
GCGCTCGCGACCGTGGAACTCCTTCGCGAAGCCGGGCTGCCCCACGACGCGTTCCACGTCGTCGCTGGGGAGGGGAAACGCCTCGGGGACCCCCTGATCGAGCGCGTCGACTACGTGTCGTTCACGGGCAGTACCGCCGTCGGGCGTCAGATCGCGGCGAAGGCCGGGGAGGAACTCGTCGACGCGTCGCTCGAACTCGGCGGCAAGAACCCGATATACGTGCGGCCGGACGTCGACGTCGACACCGCGGTCGAGCGCACCATCGGTGCGTGCTTCACGAACGCCGGCCAGCTCTGTATCAGCGCGGAACGCGTCTACGTCCACGAGGACGTCTACGACGCGTTCGCGCGGCGGTTCGTCGACGCCGTCGGCGATCTGACTCTCGACTCGAACTACGGGTACGGCGTCGACGTCGGCTCGCTCGTCTCCGAGAGTCAACTCGAGCGCGTGAAGCGCCACGTCGCCGACGCGCGCGAACGCGGCGCGACCGTCGAAGTCGGCGGCGAGACCCGCCCGGACGTCGGTCCGTACTTCTACGCGCCGACGGTGCTGACGGACCTCCCAGCGGACGCGACCGCGGCGTGCGAGGAGACGTTCGGGCCGGTCGTCGGCATGGAGTCCGTCGCGAACGACGCCGAAGCGGTCGCGGAGGCGAACGACACCGAGTACGGCCTGCACGCGTGCATCCTCTCCGGGGACGTGAAGCGAGCGCGCGCCATCGCGCAGGACGTCGACGCCGGCACCGTCGCCATCAACGACGGCTACATGACGGCGTGGGCTGCCCACGACGCCCCGATGGGCGGCCGGAACGACTCCGGCCTCGGTCGCCGCCACGGCCCCGAGGGCATCGAGCGCTTCACGGAATCGAAGACCGTCACCACGTCCCGCGCACTCCCGTTCTCGCCCGTCAGCGGCCCGACGGCGCTCGAAGCGAAGGTGCTCGCCACCGGCCTCAAACTCTGGCGGCGAATCCCGTTCTTGCGGTGACGATACCGACCGCTGAAGGAGAGACGATCCCGCACTACGCGTCGGTCGACCCGGTTCTCGCGAGGCACGCGAACGCGACGAGCGCGACCGACAGGAGGCCGAGCGCCGTCAGCGCGCGCCCCTCCGACACGCCCGTCATTAGCGGGACGAAGAAGTGCGTCGCGAGCGACGCGACGACGACCGCGAGGGCGCCGACGGCGAGCGTCGCGAGGACGTGCACGGCCTCTATCGTCTGCGTGGACGCGGCCCGCCCGAGTTCCGTGCCGAGCGTCACCGAGTACTCGCCGACGTCCCAGACCGCGAGCGACGCGGCCATCGCGACGAATACCGCCGGTGCCGGAGCGCCGGCGAACGCACCGGCGACGCCGGCGACGAACAGCGACGCCCCACCGAACACGAACCCGCTCGCGTGCTCGGGCACGAACGGTAGCCCGAACGCGGCGACGTAGAAGAACAGGCAGCCGCCGACGACGACGAGGACGCCGGAAACGCCCGCGAGCACCGACGGGCCAACCCCGTACGCGTCGACGACGCCGGTCACGACCGACTCCTCGCCCGCGAGCCAGCGCACGAGCGCCTCGAACCCGGGGATGCTCGTGACGACGACGACGACCGTCGACAGCGCGACGCCGCCGGTCGCGAACGCGAGGGACTTCGGCGGCCGATTCCCGAGGACCGACACGACTGACCTGCGGACGAACGCTGCGATCGGGAGCGTCGCGAGCACGGCCGCGAGCACGAGGAGTGCCCCGTGGAGGTAGACGCTCGAGAGGACCACGGCCGCGATCACGCCGACGGGCCCGGCGAGCGCGAGCACGAAGTCGAACAGTGCCGCGCCACCGGGGAGAGCGACGAGGAGCACCTGGACGCCCAGGAGCAGCCAGACGCTCGTCGGGACGTCCCGGACGCCCATCGCGTCGACGTCCGACGCGGACCGTTCCGGATCGAGTTCGGCCGCCGCCCGCCCCGCTTTCGTCGCGAGCACGCCGACGAGCAGGAACTCGAACTGGAGCGCGACGAACCCGACCATCGGCGTCACTCCCAGGAGCACCGCGAACACCCCCCACGAGCCGCCGATGGCGGACCCGACAACGTTGGCGTACAGCGCCGCCGCGACGAACGTCCCGACGAGCGTCGCGACGAACGACCGCGAGAGCGCGGCGAACACCGGCCCGACGACCTCGTCGGGGTCGACGAGCGCCGAGACGGTGGTCACGCCGACGGCCGCCGGGACGGTGGCGACCAGGAGCGCGTCGGTGAACGTCCGCTTCTGGAGAGCGAGCGCGAGCACGACGAACACGGACGCGACCACGAGCAGCGTGCTGCCGCGGACGCGCGACCGAAGCGCGTCCTCGGACACGTCCCGAGCGGCGACGCCGAACGCGAGGCCGCCCACGATACCGAGCGCAGTCTGGAGCGCGTACCCCGCGCTGACGCCGAGCACTGCCGTGGCGACCGCTGCGATGGCGACCGCCGTCCGGGCGCCGAGCGTGGTCCGCGAGCCGTCGAAGGAGTACGCGTCAGTCACTGCGACCACCTCCGGCGAGCGCGCTGGAACGCCGCCCGCAACGGTTCGTCCGGCGACCACGCGACGACCTTCACGCCGGCCTCCCGGACGTCACCGATCCGGTCGAGCCACTGGATGCGGTCGACGGTCGACCCCGCGGTCTCCGTGCTCGTCACGTCCGGCGCGAGCATCCGGACCGAGTGCCCGGACGCCTGCAGGCGGCGCGCGGTCTCCGCCGGCTCGTCGTCGGGGACCGCCGAGACGAACACGACCTGCGAGCCGTCGGGCAACCGTCGACGCAGCCAGTCCACGCGCCGGTCGTCGTCGTACGTGCCGAATCCGCCGTCGGTCACGACCGGGAATGACGAGTCCGTACTCGTCTCCAGCATCTCCCGGACGCGGACCGCGTGCCCGTCGCCCACGCCGGGAGCGAGGTACTCGCTGTCGTGCCCGTAGAACGCGAGCCCCACGCGGTTCCCCTCGTCGAGCAGGTGCGAGACGAGGCGCGCTGCCGCGAACTTCGAGAGCGACACCGCGTCGGGTTCGTCCTCGCGTCGCGCCACCCGACAGACGTTCCGGACGTCCACGACCACGACGACGTTCGCCGCTCGCTCCTCCCGGAACTCGACGGTCGTCAACTCGCGCGTGCGAGCGTAGCGCTTCCAGTCCACGCGATTCATCGGGTCGCTGTGGTGGTAGTCCCTGGACTGGTAGAACTCCACGCCCTCCCCGCCCACGTCAGTCGGCACCATCCCCGTCTGCGGGATGGTCTGGTCGGCCAGCGGCACGTCGCCGACGTCCGCGTTCACCGTCATCGCCGTCGACGCCGTCACCGTCGTTCGAGACTCCACGTCCGCGCTCACGTTCCGCGCGACGACGGTGACGTCGTCGAACTCGTGGCGACCGCGGCGCGCACGAACGACGTACGAGTACGTCGCCGATTCGCCCGCCTGGAGCGTCGCCGAGTGCCGCGGCGACCCCTCGACCACGCCGATCGCGTCCGGGACGCCGTCGACGACGCGGACGTCCGGGACCAGCGAATCGCTCGTGTTCCGGACCGTCACCGTCACCTCGACGTCCTGTCCGGCCGTCGGCGCGTCGTCACCGAGCGTCCGCGACACCGCGAACGACGCCTCGACGGGCGCGGTCGCGTACCCGTACGCCGCGTACGCGAGCCCGACGCTCGCCGCCATGAACAGGACCGTGTTGTTCCCGACGATGCCGAGCGCACACGCGACGAGCGCGGCGAGCAAGCCGACCTGCCAGCGTTCCGTTCGCGTCTGCGTCGTCACGCGTCGTCACCTCCGTTCGTCGCGAGCGCGTCCTCCGCGAGACCCGTCGCCTCCGCGTCCGGCGCGGCCACGGTCGATTCGTCGTCGTTCGCCGATCCGTTCGAGCGCGACACGTCCGTCGCAGTCGCCGACTCGAACGTTCCGACGTCGGCCGTCGACCGGATCGAACTCGCGTCGATGCCGTCCTCTTCGATCCGGTCGTCAGCGTCGCTATCGCTCGCGTCCTCGATGGAGTCGAGCGCCGAAGATTCGTGCGTCCGGAGTGCGGACTCGCCGGCGGTTCGCGCGACCGACGACTCGCCGACCGAGTCGCCCGACCCAGCCGTCGACACGCCCGCGTGTCGAGCGAGGGCGTCGACGGTGGCATCGACGCGACGCTGGTAGGCCTCGCCGCTCAACCAGTCCACGAACTGCACGCGCAGCGGGAGCGCCCCGGCCCCGTCGTCGCCGAGGAACGCCGCTGCACGCGCGTCGTCCGTCCACGTCCCGGCCGCGACCATCGCCGCCGCGGTCTCGCCGTCGACGTCGTGCTCGTTCGCGAGCACGCGAACCGCGAGTTCCGTGAGCGTGCTCGTCACGTCGTTCTTCTCGCGGTACGTCCACCAGTTCTTCGCGGCCGACTCCGGGAGTTCACCACCGACCGTCTCGACGGACTGATCGATCTCCTCGCCGGAGACGTGATTCTCCGCGTAGTGCGCTCGCTCGGGCTCCCTCCCGACGAGCGGTGCCGCGGTCGACTCGCGCGTCCCCGTCAGGTACAGGTGCGCGAGCCCGTACACGCCACCGACGACGCTGGCCAGGACCACGAGTACGGGATTCCCGAAGGACGCGCCGAGGCTCCCCGCCACCGCGTCGCCGACGGCGGGCACCAGCGCCGACAGGACCGCGAGGGAGAGCGCGAGAACGCCGACGCCGGCGACCAGTCGCCGCACCGTCCGGCGGTCGCCGGCGTCGCGGAGGTCGTCGAGTCCCATCACGATGACTCACCCCTCAGGGCGGCCCGCACGCGCTCGTACGCGTCCCGGGCGACCGAGACGCGTTCGCCGTCGTCCGGCAGGCCACCGTAGCGGACGTCCCGGAACGCTCGCGTCAACGACCGGACGGCGTCCATCGGCAGGCCGCGGTCGATCGCCGCGCGCGCGATCTCGCCGGGCGTCGCGCCGTCCCGTCCAGAGACGCCGAGGTCCGACTGGAGGCGGTCCCACGCCTCGCGGACGGACGCCGGCGGGTCGGGATCGGCCGGCTCCGTGTCGGCGGTCTCGGTGTCGGTCGCGCCACTCCGCGGGTCCTCGTTGGCCGCGTCCGTGCTGCGCCCGAACAGGCCGCCCGACCCCACCGAGGTCGCGAGTGCGGAGAGGCCGAGCGAGAACGACCCGATGCCACGGCCGAGGCCGCCGACGGCGCCGACGAACCCACCGGGTACTTTCAGTAGACTCCCACCGATCGCGGCGCCGGCTCCCCCGAGGGCGCGCGCCATCGCTCCGAACCCGCTGGTCGCGGCGCCGAAGCGGTCGGCGAACCCGTCGAGGATGTCGGGCGCGTTCGTTCCCGCGAACATCACGAACGCGAGCGACGTTTGCGGGATGCGTCGTACGTACGCCAGCAGCCGGAGGTGTGGCGCCGACGGCAGGTCCCACTCGGAGGGGTTCCGGCGGCGGTGATGCCGGCCGAGACCGACCGCGGCGACGAGGAAGAGGGCCGTCCCGCCGAACAGGACGGTGCCGAACGCGAGCCAGGCGCCTTGCTCGCCGCCCGAGGCCGCGTCGTCGTACGCGGGTGCCTCGGTCGTCGTCGCTACGTCGTCTCGCGAACTCGTCGCCGTGTCGGTCGCCGTTTCGTCCTTCTGGGTCTTCGTCGTCGACGCGTCGGTGTCGGTGGTCGTCGGCGTCTCCGTGGCGGTCGCGGTGGCGGTACCGGTGCCGACGCCGCCGGGTCCGCTGCTACCCGCGGGGACCGGGTTCGCTCCGAACCCCGTCGCGGGGAAGAGGCTCGCGCCGAGCACGACCGCGATTACGCACGCGACTGCGAGCGCCGCTCGATACAGGTCCTGGTCCACACGTCGAGATACGTTCGAACGGTTAAATATATTACCTTTGATACGTGGAAGGAGGTCCCGGAAGGTACCCCGAACGCGTGTCAGGACGGAAACCCTTTTGGTTCGGTACTTCATTTCTTCGAGATACGGTATGGAACGCGACAGGCCCCTCGTGCGACGCATCCTCCTCACGCTCGCCCTGATCCTGGCGATCGACGCCGTCGTCGTCGGCGTCTTCGCCCTCCTCGCGTACCCCTGGCTCTCGGTCGTCCACGACCCCATCGCGGCCATCGTCGGCTCGCAGGCCGCGCTCCTCGCCCGCTGGCTCGTGGTGTTCGTCCCCGTCCTCGTTCTCTTCGTGTGGGCGCAACTGCGCTTCACGAAGCGCGAACTCCTCGCGGACGTCCCCGCGACCGACGCCACGCGCGAGACCCACCCCGACCTCCACGCTCGATTCGCGCGACTCTGCAAGCAAGCGGACGTGCAGCCCCCGAACCTCGGCGTCGTCGATAGCAGCGTCCCTAACAGCTTCGCGGTCGGCGGCGTGACGGACGCGACCGTCGTCGTCTCCGAGGGCCTCTTCGACGCGCTCTCGGACGACGAACTGGACGCCGTCCTCGCCCACGAACTCGCGCACGTCAAGAACCGCGACGCGACCGTGATGACGCTCGCGAGCTTCCTCCCGGCGCTCGTCAGCGACGACCGCCGCGTCGTGAACGGCGACGGTGCGCACCTCTTCGTCTGGATCGCCCTCACGTTCGTCCTCTACGTGTTATCGTCCGCGTTCGTCCCCGGGGCCCTGTTCTCGATGACCTCCGTCCTCGGGTTCGTCGCGCTCGTCGCCATCTCCGTCCTCGGCGGAGGCATCCTCCTCGGCGTCCTCACGGCCCCCGTCGTCCTCCTCTCCCGGCGGCTCTCCGAGAGCCGGGAGTTCGTCGCCGACCGCGCCGGCGCCGTCCTCGTCGGCGACCCGAGCGCGCTCGTCACCGCGCTCGAGAAACTCAGCGACCGCGGCCTCGGCCGCCCCGAGACCGACGCCCGTGCACACTACCGGGGCGTCGACGGCCTCTGCTTCCTCCCCTACGGACTCGACGAAACGGGAGACGAGGCAGCCAACGACGACGCATTCACCGTCGAGACGCGCTCGCATCCGCCGACGCACGAACGCGTCGCCAACCTCCGCGCCCTCGCCGACGAACTGTAGTCCGCTGTCCCGCCGTCGGCAATTCGAAGTCTCTCCCTTCGTCGGCAACTGGTCGGCCGTTGCGTTTATCTCTCGATATCCAACAGTCTCCGGTATGCAACGGGTAACCACCGTCCTCGTCCTCCTCCTCGTCGCCGGGACGCCCGCCGGGAGCGTCCTCGGGGCGAGCACACACGCCGGTCCCGGTCCGTCCGCGACTACCACCGGCGCAGCCCAGGTGGATGCTGCGGCTGCGGACGGCGCCCCCGCGGACGAAGTCGTTCATCAGACCGCCTCGAGTGTGGGGACGCCACGCAGTGCGCCAGCGTCGAGCGACCCGACGATCGTGGAGCGAACGCGACTGAACAGCACGCTCTCGGTCCCCGGACGGGTGACGATCACGTACGAGTACGAGCTCCCGACCTCGCTCTCGGAGTTCAGGATGCAGGCACCGTTCTTCGCGGACGACGCCGTCCAGTCCCTGCAGACCGACGACTTCGAGCGGACCGGCGAGACGGAGTTCACGTGGTCCGAGGACACCCAGACGCCGTCGGTGACGGTGACGACGAGCGTCGACCAGGGCGAACTGACGAGCGACGCGGTCGGCGTGGAGACCGACGCGTTCGCGTTCGTCGAGTTCCCCGCGACGTACGTCTCCTGGCGGTACTTCGGGACGGAACCGACGTTCACCACGACCGGCGAGGTCGCCGGGGACGGCGTCGCGAGTCGCGCGTTCGCGGTCGCCGGCGAGACCACGGCCGAGTCCGTCGCCGCGGGCGATCGAACCGTCGACGTCGTCCTCGCCGGCGACGCCAGCAGCCAGTCGACGCCCGCGGCGTACGGGGACGTGTTCCGGCTCGGCGACCGCGAACTCGTCGACGGCGCCGAAGGCGTCGACGACGACGGCGACGACCACGACGACGGCGACGACGGTCCGCAGAGCGTCGTGTACGTCCTCCCAGAGGACGCGTTCGCGTACGAATATCCCTGGGCCGGGCGCGCGCAGTACGACAGCTTCTTCGTGCAGGATTCGGCGTCGACGGTCGAACGCGTCGAGAGCACGCCCTACCACGAGTACGTGCACGTCCGCATGGCGACGTTCGGCGAGGACTCCTCGGCGTGGCTGAACGAGGCGCTCGCGGAGTACTACGGCCACCTGCTGGCGATGAACGCGGGCGACGGCGACTGGAGCGAGTTCCAGGAGGCGCTGGCGGTGACGCGCGACGAGTACCGGGACGCGAAACTCGCTGACACCGCGACCTGGGACCGCGAGCCCGTGGACTACGAGAAGGGGTCGCTCGTCGCCGCGGCGCTGGACGCCGAGATACGGAACCGAACCGGGGGTGCGAGGACGCTCCAGGACGTGCTCGCGTACCGGTACGGCGACGACGACCCGTACGGCGACCTGCGGACGTACGAGGACTTCTCGGCGGCGGTCGTCGCGGTCACTGACGACGAGTCGATGCGGGCGTGGCTCGACGAGTACGTCGCGGGCGAGTCGACGCCGCCCGTCCCGAGCGACCCGGACCGGTTCGTCCTGAACGCGTCGATGGACTCCGACGGCGACGGCGTCGAGAACCGCCGCGAGGTCCAGACGAACCCGTTCGAGTCCGACACCGACGGCGACGGCATCGACGACGGCGAGGACGCCTATCCGACCGACGACACTCGGTACGAGGCGTCGACGACGACCGAGGAACCGACGACTGTGGCGACGTCCGCGACGCCGACGACGACTGTACGGACGACCGAGAAGCCGACCACGAAGCCGACCACGACGGCGACCACGCAAACCACGGCGGCCACGGGATCGACCGCGTCGACCGCAACGGGCGAGTCGGCGCCGACGGCTGACGATACGGCAAACGGCGACTCCAGTGGTGGACCCGGTGACGGAGACTTCGACCCGACCGCGGTTCCGGGATTCGGCCCGAGCGTGGCCGTCCTCGCACTGCTTGCCGTGGCGTTCATCGTCCGCCGGCGTCGCTGAGGCCCTCTCGCCCCGTTATCGCGTCGGCCCCACCCCACCGTGTCCGGAGTAACCGGCACCCCTTGCCGGGGCGACCGTCCGGGGACCGGGGACGTCAGTCAGTACGAGAAGAGGTCCGCGCCGCCGGTCACGCCGATCACCTGCCCCGTCACGTAACGCGCCTGGTCGCTGGCCAGATAGCACACGAGTGGCGCGACGTCGTCCTCGCGACCCAGTTCCTTCATCGGGGTCGCCTGTCGGATGCGCTCGAACTGCGGATTGAACGCTTCCAGCTGCTCGGGCTCCATCTCCGCCAGGTCCTCGACGACGATGTTCGGCGTCAGGACGTTCGAGGTCACGCCGTACCTCGCGCCCTCCAGTGCGAGGGTCTTCCCGAACCCGATGAGGCCCGCCTTCGTCGTCGAGTACGAGATCTGCGCGAAGCTCCCGCGCCACCCGGCGATGCTCGCCATCGTCACGATGCGTCCCCACCCACGTTCCTTCATGCCCGGGTAGACCGCCTTCGTGACGTTGTACGCACCCGTGAGGTTCAGTTCCACGTCGCGATCCCAGAGGTCGTCGTCGAAGTCCTCCATTTTCGCGACAGCGTCGACGAACCCGGCGTTGTTCACGAGGACGTCGATACCGCCGGTCTCTTCCT
Proteins encoded in this region:
- a CDS encoding succinic semialdehyde dehydrogenase; the encoded protein is MSSLPDASVLPPRLSPRSFDRWNGLVTAGEDADGREVLAPFTGEAFGSVPTSTPADVDRAVGDARDAHERWADRDVEARAAVFERFHDLILDRREELLDVMQLESGKSRGDAYEEVMDVAMTARYYATRAGDQLASERRRGALPFLSTARVHHDPVGVVGIIAPWNYPLTLAVGDAIPALLAGNAVVLKPAGETPYTALATVELLREAGLPHDAFHVVAGEGKRLGDPLIERVDYVSFTGSTAVGRQIAAKAGEELVDASLELGGKNPIYVRPDVDVDTAVERTIGACFTNAGQLCISAERVYVHEDVYDAFARRFVDAVGDLTLDSNYGYGVDVGSLVSESQLERVKRHVADARERGATVEVGGETRPDVGPYFYAPTVLTDLPADATAACEETFGPVVGMESVANDAEAVAEANDTEYGLHACILSGDVKRARAIAQDVDAGTVAINDGYMTAWAAHDAPMGGRNDSGLGRRHGPEGIERFTESKTVTTSRALPFSPVSGPTALEAKVLATGLKLWRRIPFLR
- a CDS encoding DUF58 domain-containing protein, whose protein sequence is MTTQTRTERWQVGLLAALVACALGIVGNNTVLFMAASVGLAYAAYGYATAPVEASFAVSRTLGDDAPTAGQDVEVTVTVRNTSDSLVPDVRVVDGVPDAIGVVEGSPRHSATLQAGESATYSYVVRARRGRHEFDDVTVVARNVSADVESRTTVTASTAMTVNADVGDVPLADQTIPQTGMVPTDVGGEGVEFYQSRDYHHSDPMNRVDWKRYARTRELTTVEFREERAANVVVVVDVRNVCRVARREDEPDAVSLSKFAAARLVSHLLDEGNRVGLAFYGHDSEYLAPGVGDGHAVRVREMLETSTDSSFPVVTDGGFGTYDDDRRVDWLRRRLPDGSQVVFVSAVPDDEPAETARRLQASGHSVRMLAPDVTSTETAGSTVDRIQWLDRIGDVREAGVKVVAWSPDEPLRAAFQRARRRWSQ
- a CDS encoding DUF4129 domain-containing protein — its product is MDQDLYRAALAVACVIAVVLGASLFPATGFGANPVPAGSSGPGGVGTGTATATATETPTTTDTDASTTKTQKDETATDTATSSRDDVATTTEAPAYDDAASGGEQGAWLAFGTVLFGGTALFLVAAVGLGRHHRRRNPSEWDLPSAPHLRLLAYVRRIPQTSLAFVMFAGTNAPDILDGFADRFGAATSGFGAMARALGGAGAAIGGSLLKVPGGFVGAVGGLGRGIGSFSLGLSALATSVGSGGLFGRSTDAANEDPRSGATDTETADTEPADPDPPASVREAWDRLQSDLGVSGRDGATPGEIARAAIDRGLPMDAVRSLTRAFRDVRYGGLPDDGERVSVARDAYERVRAALRGESS
- a CDS encoding M48 family metallopeptidase; its protein translation is MERDRPLVRRILLTLALILAIDAVVVGVFALLAYPWLSVVHDPIAAIVGSQAALLARWLVVFVPVLVLFVWAQLRFTKRELLADVPATDATRETHPDLHARFARLCKQADVQPPNLGVVDSSVPNSFAVGGVTDATVVVSEGLFDALSDDELDAVLAHELAHVKNRDATVMTLASFLPALVSDDRRVVNGDGAHLFVWIALTFVLYVLSSAFVPGALFSMTSVLGFVALVAISVLGGGILLGVLTAPVVLLSRRLSESREFVADRAGAVLVGDPSALVTALEKLSDRGLGRPETDARAHYRGVDGLCFLPYGLDETGDEAANDDAFTVETRSHPPTHERVANLRALADEL
- a CDS encoding PGF-CTERM sorting domain-containing protein; its protein translation is MQRVTTVLVLLLVAGTPAGSVLGASTHAGPGPSATTTGAAQVDAAAADGAPADEVVHQTASSVGTPRSAPASSDPTIVERTRLNSTLSVPGRVTITYEYELPTSLSEFRMQAPFFADDAVQSLQTDDFERTGETEFTWSEDTQTPSVTVTTSVDQGELTSDAVGVETDAFAFVEFPATYVSWRYFGTEPTFTTTGEVAGDGVASRAFAVAGETTAESVAAGDRTVDVVLAGDASSQSTPAAYGDVFRLGDRELVDGAEGVDDDGDDHDDGDDGPQSVVYVLPEDAFAYEYPWAGRAQYDSFFVQDSASTVERVESTPYHEYVHVRMATFGEDSSAWLNEALAEYYGHLLAMNAGDGDWSEFQEALAVTRDEYRDAKLADTATWDREPVDYEKGSLVAAALDAEIRNRTGGARTLQDVLAYRYGDDDPYGDLRTYEDFSAAVVAVTDDESMRAWLDEYVAGESTPPVPSDPDRFVLNASMDSDGDGVENRREVQTNPFESDTDGDGIDDGEDAYPTDDTRYEASTTTEEPTTVATSATPTTTVRTTEKPTTKPTTTATTQTTAATGSTASTATGESAPTADDTANGDSSGGPGDGDFDPTAVPGFGPSVAVLALLAVAFIVRRRR
- a CDS encoding SDR family NAD(P)-dependent oxidoreductase, whose translation is MDLGLDGRTALVTGGAGRLGSEDCKHLAREGAAVVVLDVDLDGAERVVDEIDDDEDATGEAMAVDCDLTDREDVASTIEAVEEETGGIDVLVNNAGFVDAVAKMEDFDDDLWDRDVELNLTGAYNVTKAVYPGMKERGWGRIVTMASIAGWRGSFAQISYSTTKAGLIGFGKTLALEGARYGVTSNVLTPNIVVEDLAEMEPEQLEAFNPQFERIRQATPMKELGREDDVAPLVCYLASDQARYVTGQVIGVTGGADLFSY